The Aedes aegypti strain LVP_AGWG chromosome 3, AaegL5.0 Primary Assembly, whole genome shotgun sequence genome contains a region encoding:
- the LOC5575021 gene encoding uncharacterized protein LOC5575021 isoform X2: protein MFSIASTVTQVDAKVKRSSGIDGSTELEHDDIIVTTETSTQRKVLDLTDKVKTSLELRLQANQVEKSYVAQESDHFSAIDEKCDSDAERIGKKEISAPSERSDILEDLRRDESRLADTRKSSLSAVEGSNYDDDSPLLTDFTTSSITYVSERIDSSSLELMAGDSFGDFLKITPAIEKKPDVLSPSSCISYATTTSETIESYTHDTDRLQYAGGSIQQDIPTEYERSVSLSDKAASDFSTESATKYNLPYDTESDSHEAVTSVQKSRDESQEMKMVKPAKLMSIDPRHESASPQSDVTEYTESVSYVESIIDSTNYDSALKQREKLQLEQLQKQEEKKDAQEKLFLEKTQLIKEEKEKSISKKQILEKKETSQTKKKSKPKATITKINLQNQAPIEISKQSTKTVDIKSGSKSVEYMTSTSRTTTVSRTYSTTRTHGYMQSTLSRDQKVLKPLTLSESTHSSPVKSSHRSTTSTTVVQSSTERRAKSSRDTSSGRTDMAATKSLSKSEPISSSAVKKQEPKPLVHSTKPSKPSTDRFERTGRSSSSSVTSSTTRSQRGRKVTTETVDKQEPVKKADKEQANLVTKTTVSTSKSTKERTNKSLIPVKVSSSKGTPKKEALTKTIAEKSPVKKPAKTIIEVQPQETVIVKTSKSTTIDTAPMAPAAKIGFVKTAPRVTRTVHTSGDSKRDDTYRCKSAMHYSYKDAVTFDHAEIPSSLPSSPSRLNKSSSNSTNVLTSEVFTRTIDSSKSIEVIYRQPSTSNELIRKINEYRYNDIDLTTDSSLSDSIALPSSSSEHESDVLGKRKRSGSPASPKPYTTTSSASSSTAVTTRKQAAATVTSSTSQQIISEQKYRKSDIWMRTGPQPSDVIPVPLDSGDDEIYQALHGADRRTVASLDGIVMESRISPILDFRASTPPRLKYKFDYDSSLFTDDKQEEETQASTRLEETDTQPQTEITIPKPTPRSQSNLTAEADASAATTSVTTTTTTTAATSSAAAVASSLTTSALAIKPTEEASIVETAPDHDKPIGGLSGDASEFSSSQEPLPVPRPRTSISSRTDTQTRSSIIESFDQPEDSIEQYPEPSSQRQESIASEDFSGAAQKDSGEFETSDDDLSATKFYIGERSSDVITRTSSDKRADYAFDNIGYEYSQDSGADDELHPDQFKTYREKVVQEDSFTLKHLQEVESGTALDEEIKAEVIEIIEGIAESKTFELDLERPIDAPRQPVVHSPIKPQVAKLVESAKPPTQTSADTEEHSQQEDLTSSEAIKRTIDELTIEKTLEEVKESLDALHEELIESVVDGKLIKQSPSEFEFKVLPSAKYSQDPIFEAQQEEIIATTTAATVVLAETVTTTTIISEPIILTETKAESFEQKISDPESKETSFESARPDAPTPISSDSSFAKLDVSPRMRKSPHHPKGTRWSATDIDSSGESHYQSFEQTTDSSRPQSSDVENLMQQYASSEYETALDASIIPPSTEYHSAASTLNSFNVTSHDSMKSFDSESSGNLASIESEATETLVPSTMDIDFDSSDAAALMHDDSEDDLRDKLLLDDKEDLSSVSGTTPAAMKRSQEMHFTVDLKDEQLQDSQEVFQLQEDVERLAQEQSERLSSSIGHALDLMESMKASSLEDVKTECIDDIKLGTSLEDGSILSVSLSSASNLETIMENLPEKGAESLPTHMEIGLDAITPIVGTDMIGDITLTSTVVREGDVNFLNTQATTETVVAKEVTEETSKKRGHKRTESTISGQLMSEIAAEARESLDSQEESVSQEPSKQSSLERDDTREESSDSDYDRYESEYSRSFRAPLIQSQKKKKDKLNEGYEMEVEHDRRNSFSPSSSVIETIVEDVHAEIEQEDEAQQLMEIKKEKLQEYQQASAISIPDIQVTDDVQVDEPEEEEEEVASYSTKQMVREGSDHKIQYATQEEFKISEEQYQEMIEQKYKSKMADITTKFDFEGDDKDDSAGSDSFEMLEQPDISDEFVIVEEVAREAHECDMEGKSVSIKKVKLEKKHDEDVEKILVKSAPAHTNAGSMYANMREDMMYAFEDSPPTGSEEVDPNGVTMDLLNNGFPLEESKRWVEMQLAETQNYRYPYDERLEDIKEEDTDFEVGSSRIGSIKDSFSSTPDYDMLAKRLASRGGEHDDISMSSLQEFENLEHVISLENRKMQQGSQDSLSNGSFTRRFLARGGHGDDISLSSLKEFEGLETACLEAHLIEIKAKEEAALLLSRSDESNKSDRSNGAKKSPPTNGTVVRATTSSTTVTTGPETTAKVEVKTVTTEMSKDSLSTTTTATTVTTISHESQIRHAMEEEDTSHLLTVSSDSLDGNRLQKQTISKDTLPSAHSSSDSLEINNRNNVDVMTSSIDSIEFSRAGALTTRSSRSDSIEQMALQQPQRSDSTDSIEMHHAVMSRASETKRDSLDSLPYSIENKSASSSPTKPASGQRIATESVQIAGTSTMSYHMGGMSKDISVDSLTGQDAFLTSTESLETSSTATNATYQNETDSQMSSSVTSCGSITMVDTLDNIGDLEGFGLQESVTFKSSSSSSSTMVTASSSSTQQQQQQQQQYQQQTTTLRSSTTSTSSTGARSEFPLSEIELLSRRMYPGDLTFDDAKESAKEKLQSKTTEKED from the exons ATGTTTTCCATTGCGTCAACAGTTACACAAGTTGATGCCAAAGTAAAACGATCATCTGGCATCGATGGCTCTACTGAACTAGAACATGACGATATAATTGTTACAACCGAAACATCAACTCAAAGAAAAGTATTGGATTTAACAGATAAGGTTAAAACTTCTCTAGAATTAAGACTTCAAGCAAATCAAGTGGAGAAATCCTATGTTGCGCAAGAGTCTGATCACTTTTCTGCTATTGATGAAAAGTGTGATTCAGATGCGGAACGTATTGGCAAGAAAGAGATTTCCGCACCATCTGAACGTTCAGATATTCTGGAAGATCTAAGAAGAGATGAGTCACGTTTAGCAGATACGAGAAAGAGTTCACTTTCTGCTGTTGAAGGCTCGAATTATGATGACGATTCACCACTACTCACTGACTTTACTACGTCTTCGATAACTTATGTGAGCGAACGAATTGATTCGTCTTCGCTGGAGTTAATGGCGGGAGATAGCTTTGGAGATTTTCTAAAGATCACACCAGCGATCGAGAAGAAACCTGACGTTTTATCACCCAGCTCATGTATTTCTTATGCAACGACTACTAGTGAGACGATTGAATCTTACACCCACGATACAGATCGATTGCAATACGCTGGCGGATCAATCCAGCAGGATATACCAACAGAATATGAACGATCAGTTTCCTTGAGTGACAAGGCTGCCTCGGACTTTTCTACCGAGTCAGCTACCAAATATAACCTGCCTTATGACACAGAATCTGACAGCCATGAGGCTGTGACGAGCGTACAAAAATCCCGAGATGAGTCACAGGAGATGAAGATGGTAAAGCCCGCCAAGTTAATGTCAATAGATCCACGGCACGAATCAGCTTCACCTCAAAGTGACGTTACTGAATACACGGAAAGTGTATCCTATGTAGAGTCAATTATTGACAGTACAAACTATGATAGCGCCTTAAAGCAGAGAGAAAAGCTGCAACTGGAGCAACTccagaaacaagaagaaaaGAAAGATGCTCAGGAGAAGTTGTTCCTTGAGAAGACTCAACTCATTAAGGAAGAGAAAGAGAAGTCGATCTCGAAGAAACAAATACTTGAAAAGAAAGAAACAAGTCAGACAAAGAAAAAGTCCAAACCAAAGGCTACGATAACAAAGATAAACCTACAAAACCAAGCGCCTATCGAGATTTCGAAACAATCCACTAAAACCGTTGATATTAAGTCTGGTTCAAAAAGTGTTGAATACATGACCAGCACTAGTCGTACCACCACGGTATCACGCACATACTCAACAACTAGAACTCACGGATACATGCAATCTACGCTTTCACGAGACCAAAAGGTATTGAAGCCATTGACCCTTAGTGAATCTACACATTCTTCTCCGGTGAAGTCTTCCCATCGCTCGACAACCTCTACAACGGTGGTACAATCATCAACAGAGAGGCGAGCTAAATCTTCCAGGGATACCTCTAGCGGCCGAACCGACATGGCCGCTACTAAGTCCCTAAGTAAATCTGAACCCATAAGTTCAAGCGCTGTGAAGAAACAAGAGCCTAAGCCATTGGTGCATAGCACTAAGCCTTCAAAACCTTCCACTGACCGTTTCGAACGAACCGGAAGATCATCTTCCTCGTCTGTAACTAGCAGCACTACTCGATCGCAGCGTGGCAGAAAAGTTACAACAGAAACGGTTGACAAGCAAGAACCAGTGAAGAAGGCTGATAAAGAACAAGCCAACCTAGTAACAAAGACAACAGTGAGTACATCTAAGAGCACGAAAGAACGCACCAACAAAAGTTTGATACCAGTAAAGGTTTCCAGCAGTAAGGGTACTCCAAAGAAAGAAGCTCTTACAAAAACCATTGCTGAGAAATCGCCGGTGAAAAAACCTGCCAAAACCATAATTGAGGTGCAGCCTCAGGAAACTGTGATAGTGAAGACATCTAAGTCCACCACCATTGATACAGCGCCGATGGCACCTGCTGCAAAAATTGGATTCGTCAAAACTGCGCCACGGGTAACCAGAACTGTGCACACGTCCGGTGATTCGAAACGAGACGACACCTATCGCTGCAAATCCGCTATGCACTATTCGTACAAAGATGCCGTCACGTTCGATCACGCTGAAATTCCGTCATCGTTACCGTCTAGTCCGAGCCGTCTCAATAAAAGTTCCTCCAATAGTACAAATGTGTTGACCAGCGAAGTCTTTACACGTACCATTGACTCGTCAAAGTCGATCGAAGTGATCTACCGACAACCGTCGACCTCAAACGAACTCATACGTAAAATTAACGAATACCGTTACAATGACATTGACCTGACGACCGACTCTAGCTTATCCGACTCCATAGCACTGCCTTCGTCGTCTTCCGAGCACGAAAGCGACGTCCTTGGTAAACGTAAACGCTCCGGCAGTCCAGCTTCACCTAAGCCATACACTACGACTTCTTCTGCGTCATCATCTACGGCGGTAACTACTCGTAAGCAAGCCGCTGCTACCGTCACCAGCTCGACTAGTCAACAGATCATAAGCGAGCAAAAATACCGCAAGTCGGACATATGGATGCGTACCGGTCCTCAACCATCGGACGTCATCCCCGTGCCCCTCGACAGTGGTGACGACGAGATCTATCAGGCGTTGCATGGCGCCGATCGCCGAACGGTGGCCTCTCTCGACGGAATTGTGATGGAAAGTCGCATCTCACCGATACTCGACTTCCGGGCATCCACACCACCACGTCTGAAGTATAAGTTTGATTACGATAGTTCCTTGTTTACAG ATgacaagcaagaagaagagaCACAAGCATCCACAAGACTCGAAG AAACAGATACGCAACCACAAACAGAAATTACCATTCCAAAGCCAACGCCGCGATCGCAATCTAATCTTACTGCTGAAGCTGATGCCTCTGCTGCAACCACTAGTGTCACTACTACCACCACCACTACAGCTGCTACTAgctctgctgctgctgttgcctCCTCACTAACAACATCCGCTCTTGCTATCAAGCCCACGGAAGAAGCTTCCATCGTGGAAACAGCTCCCGACCACGACAAACCAATCGGCGGTTTATCCGGAGACGCAAGTGAATTCTCCAGCAGTCAGGAACCTCTTCCGGTTCCACGGCCTCGTACCAGCATCTCATCGCGTACCGATACTCAGACACGATCCAGTATCATCGAGTCCTTCGATCAACCGGAAGACTCAATCGAGCAGTACCCCGAACCATCCAGTCAACGACAGGAATCCATAGCCTCCGAAGACTTCTCCGGTGCCGCTCAGAAAGACTCCGGAGAGTTCGAAACCAGCGATGATGACCTGTCTGCAACCAAATTTTACATTGGCGAACGGAGTTCTGACGTAATCACTCGAACTTCGTCCGATAAACGCGCAGACTACGCATTTGATAACATTGGTTACGAATACTCTCAAGACTCGGGTGCAGATGATGAACTACATCCGGACCAATTTAAAACCTATCGCGAAAAAGTTGTCCAAGAAGATTCATTCACGCTTAAGCATCTTCAGGAGGTGGAAAGCGGTACAGCTTTGGATGAAGAAATCAAAGCCGAAGTCATCGAAATTATCGAAGGTATCGCCGAATCCAAAACCTTCGAACTAGATCTCGAGAGACCTATTGATGCTCCTCGGCAGCCCGTGGTACACTCACCAATCAAACCACAGGTTGCTAAACTTGTCGAAAGCGCAAAACCCCCTACGCAAACATCAGCCGATACCGAAGAACATTCTCAGCAAGAGGATCTTACGTCGTCCGAAGCAATCAAACGCACAATCGATGAATTAACTATCGAGAAGACCCTCGAGGAGGtcaaggaatctctggatgCTTTACACGAAGAACTAATTGAATCCGTGGTCGATGGCAAGCTTATCAAACAATCACCATCcgaatttgaattcaaagttCTGCCCTCTGCCAAGTATTCCCAAGATCCAATCTTCGAGGCACAACAGGAGGAAATTATCGCAACCACAACTGCCGCCACTGTAGTCCTAGCCGAAACCGTCACTACGACTACCATAATTTCCGAACCGATTATCCTTACCGAAACCAAAGCCGAATCCTTCGAGCAAAAAATATCCGACCCGGAATCCAAAGAAACATCGTTTGAATCAGCCCGACCAGACGCTCCAACTCCGATTTCGTCGGATAGTTCATTCGCCAAGCTAGATGTTTCACCGCGGATGCGCAAGTCGCCACATCATCCAAAAGGCACTCGGTGGTCAGCAACCGACATTGACAGCTCCGGCGAAAGCCACTACCAAAGCTTCGAGCAAACGACGGACAGCAGTCGGCCGCAATCGTCCGATGTTGAGAACCTGATGCAGCAATACGCGTCATCAGAATACGAAACAGCTCTGGATGCGTCGATCATTCCACCATCGACCGAGTATCACAGTGCGGCCAGCACGCTAAATTCCTTCAACGTGACCTCTCATGATAGCATGAAAAGCTTTGACTCGGAGAGTTCCGGAAATTTGGCAAGTATCGAGTCCGAAGCTACCGAGACCCTAGTCCCATCTACAATGGACATTGATTTTGACTCGTCGGACGCAGCCGCACTGATGCACGATGATTCCGAGGACGATCTCCGCGATAAACTTCTGCTGGACGACAAGGAAGACCTCTCGTCTGTATCCGGTACCACCCCTGCTGCGATGAAGCGATCGCAAGAAATGCACTTCACAGTCGACTTGAAAGATGAACAGTTACAAGATTCGCAAGAAGTGTTCCAGCTACAAGAAGACGTCGAGCGTCTAGCACAAGAGCAATCAGAACGACTCAGTTCAAGCATTGGCCACGCGCTGGACCTGATGGAATCCATGAAGGCCTCCTCTTTGGAAGACGTCAAAACAGAGTGCATTGACGATATCAAGCTTGGCACGAGCCTGGAAGATGGAAGCATTTTATCGGTCAGTTTGTCTAGCGCTTCAAACCTAGAAACAATCATGGAAAATCTACCGGAAAAGGGAGCCGAAAGCCTTCCGACTCACATGGAAATAGGGTTGGATGCCATAACACCAATTGTGGGCACGGATATGATCGGCGACATCACCTTAACATCGACCGTCGTTCGAGAAGGTGACGTGAACTTTCTGAATACACAAGCTACGACGGAAACGGTGGTGGCCAAGGAAGTGACAGAGGAAACTTCGAAGAAACGCGGCCATAAGCGCACCGAAAGTACCATCTCCGGGCAGCTGATGTCGGAGATTGCAGCAGAAGCGCGAGAATCATTGGATTCTCAAGAAGAATCAGTTTCGCAGGAACCATCTAAGCAGTCGAGCTTGGAACGTGACGACACTAGAGAAGAGTCTTCCGACTCAGATTACGATCGATATGAATCAGAGTACTCGCGTTCGTTCCGAGCACCATTGAtccaatcgcagaaaaagaaaaagGACAAACTCAATGAAGGATATGAAATGGAGGTCGAACATGACAGACGTAATTCGTTCTCGCCTTCTAGTTCGGTTATCGAAACGATCGTCGAAGATGTTCACGCAGAGATCGAACAGGAGGATGAAGCTCAGCAGTTGATGGAAATCAAGAAGGAGAAGCTACAGGAGTATCAGCAAGCTTCCGCAATAAGCATTCCGGATATTCAGGTAACGGACGATGTCCAAGTGGATGaaccagaagaagaagaagaagaagtcgcATCTTACTCTACGAAACAGATGGTACGAGAGGGTAGCGACCATAAGATTCAGTACGCTACGCAAGAGGAATTCAAGATAAGTGAGGAGCAATATCAAGAGATGATCGAGCAAAAGTACAAGTCAAAGATGGCTGACATCACGACCAAGTTTGATTTTGAAGGAGATGACAAGGATGATTCAGCTGGGTcggattcttttgaaatgttggaACAACCGGATATTTCGGATGAGTTTGTGATTGTTGAAGAAGTTGCTCGTGAAGCACACGAGTGCGACATGGAGGGAAAGAGCGTATCTATCAAAAAGGTTAAGTTGGAGAAAAAACATGACGAAGATGTGGAAAAGATACTGGTGAAATCGGCTCCAGCACACACGAATGCCGGTTCGATGTATGCAAATATGCGGGAGGATATGATGTATGCATTCGAGGACAGTCCACCAACGGGCAGTGAAGAAGTTGACCCCAATGGAGTGACAATGGATCTGTTGAATAATGGTTTCCCACTGGAGGAAAGTAAGCGATGGGTAGAGATGCAGTTGGCTGAAACACAGAATTATCGCTATCCGTACGACGAACGCTTGGAAGACATCAAAGAAGAAGATACGGACTTTGAAGTCGGTAGTAGCCGAATTGGAAGTATCAAGGACTCATTCTCTAGCACACCGGATTATGATATGTTGGCGAAGAGGTTAGCTTCAAGAGGAGGAGAACATGACGACATTTCAATGAGCAGTTTGcaagaatttgaaaatttagagCACGTTATCTCTTTGGAAAACCGAAAGATGCAGCAAGGTTCTCAGGATTCGTTGAGCAATGGAAGTTTCACACGGCGTTTCCTGGCCCGTGGCGGTCATGGAGACGACATTAGCCTATCCAGTTTGAAAGAGTTTGAAGGACTGGAAACAGCATGCTTGGAAGCACATCTGATAGAAATCAAGGCCAAAGAAGAAGCAGCTCTGTTGTTGTCACGATCGGATGAATCGAACAAGTCGGACAGATCGAATGGCGCCAAGAAAAGCCCACCCACCAATGGAACTGTGGTGAGGGCAACTACAAGCAGCACAACTGTTACAACTGGACCGGAAACAACCGCGAAAGTCGAGGTAAAAACCGTGACTACGGAAATGAGTAAGGATTCATTGTCTACTACAACTACTGCAACAACTGTTACAACAATTTCCCATGAAAGTCAAATTAGACATGCTATGGAAGAGGAAGATACATCGCATCTGTTGACGGTGTCCAGCGACAGCCTTGACGGCAACCGTCTACAGAAACAAACAATCAGCAAGGACACTCTTCCTTCGGCACATTCCAGCAGCGATAGCTTGGAGATTAACAACAGGAACAATGTTGACGTTATGACCAGCAGTATTGATTCGATCGAATTTTCCCGAGCAGGAGCGTTGACAACCCGCTCGTCAAGATCAGATTCGATTGAACAGATGGCGTTGCAACAACCTCAGCGCAGTGACAGTACAGACTCAATCGAGATGCACCATGCCGTCATGTCCAGAGCTAGCGAAACCAAACGTGACTCGCTAGATTCTCTACCATACAGTATCGAGAACAAAAGCGCTTCCAGTAGCCCAACAAAACCGGCATCCGGACAACGTATTGCCACGGAGAGCGTGCAGATCGCAGGTACAAGCACAATGAGCTATCACATGGGAGGTATGAGCAAAGACATTTCCGTGGATTCGTTAACCGGGCAGGATGCTTTTCTAACCAGCACAGAGAGCCTGGAGACCAGCTCAACGGCAACGAATGCCACCTACCAGAACGAAACCGACTCGCAAATGTCGTCCAGTGTGACGAGCTGCGGTTCAATAACAATGGTCGATACGCTAGATAACATCGGTGACCTGGAAGGCTTCGGGCTGCAGGAAAGTGTAACCTTCAAGAGCAGCAGTAGCAGTAGCAGCACCATGGTCACAGCAAGCTCTAGCAGTActcaacaacagcagcagcagcaacaacaataTCAACAGCAAACGACAACCCTTCGAAGCAGCACTACATCGACCTCGTCGACCGGCGCCAGGAGCGAATTTCCACTTTCGGAAATCGAACTGTTAAGTAGACGAATGTACCCAG GGGACTTAACATTCGATGACGCAAAGGAGTCCGCCAAGGAGAAGCTACAAAGC